One Kitasatospora sp. MAP12-44 DNA segment encodes these proteins:
- a CDS encoding VIT family protein, with protein sequence MAQADAGAGGLGVRLNWLRAGVLGANDGVVSTAGLVVGVAGATASSTVLLASGLAGLLAGALSMASGEYVSVSTQRDAEQAALELERRELAEQPVAELAELTGLLEDRGLTPELAREVAEQLTERDALSAHARVELGIDPEQIVNPWHAAAASCASFTVGALLPLLAIVLPPTGLRVPVTVCAVLCALVLTGWLGARLGEAPVRRSIARNLVGGGLAMGVTYAAGYLIGS encoded by the coding sequence ATGGCGCAGGCGGATGCGGGGGCCGGGGGGCTCGGGGTTCGGTTGAACTGGCTGCGGGCGGGGGTGCTGGGGGCCAACGACGGGGTGGTGTCCACCGCGGGGCTGGTGGTCGGGGTGGCGGGGGCGACCGCCTCCTCGACGGTGCTGCTGGCCTCGGGGCTGGCCGGGCTGCTGGCGGGGGCGCTGTCGATGGCGTCCGGCGAGTATGTGTCCGTCAGCACCCAGCGGGACGCCGAGCAGGCGGCGCTGGAGCTGGAGCGCCGCGAGCTGGCCGAGCAACCGGTCGCTGAACTCGCCGAGCTGACGGGCCTGTTGGAGGACCGGGGGCTGACGCCTGAGCTGGCGCGGGAGGTGGCCGAGCAGCTGACCGAGCGGGACGCGCTCAGCGCGCACGCCCGGGTGGAGCTGGGGATCGATCCCGAGCAGATCGTCAATCCGTGGCACGCGGCGGCCGCCAGCTGCGCGTCCTTCACGGTCGGGGCGCTGCTGCCGCTGCTGGCCATCGTGCTGCCACCGACCGGGCTGCGGGTGCCGGTGACGGTGTGCGCGGTGCTCTGCGCGCTCGTCCTGACGGGCTGGCTGGGCGCCCGTCTCGGCGAGGCGCCGGTGCGGCGCTCGATCGCGCGCAACCTCGTCGGCGGCGGGCTGGCGATGGGCGTGACCTACGCGGCGGGGTACCTGATCGGGTCCTGA
- the pepN gene encoding aminopeptidase N, giving the protein MPGTNLTREEARTRAQLLHVDAYDIELDLSSARDGGTFRSTTVVRFTAAQPGAASFIDLVAPTVHEIVLNGTQVDTSAFADSRIALTGLAAENELRVVADCAYTNTGEGLHRFVDPVDGETYLYSQFEVPDARRVFASFEQPDLKAAFTFTVTAPRGWVVVSNSPTPQPVGEGDTQVWNFTPTGRISTYITALIAGPYVGVFDEYTEGTQTVPLGVYCRPSLKEFLDAEAIFDVTKQGFKYFQNVFDCPYPFEKYDQLFVPEFNAGAMENAGAVTLRDQYVFRSKVTDAAYEGRATTILHELAHMWFGDLVTMEWWNDLWLNESFATYAEMVALVEPEGTRWPNGWTTFANQMKTWAYRQDQLPSTHPIMAEINDLDDVMVNFDGITYAKGASVLKQLVAYVGQDAFFKGLQAYFKQHAWGNTTLADLLGALEKTSGRDLRSWSKAWLETAGINVLRPEIEVDADGVITSFTVVQEAPALPAGAKGEAALRPHRIAIGSYQLTDGKLVRADRIELDVDGERTAVPELVGRQRPSVVLLNDDDLSYAKLRLDADSLAVVTEHLGAFADTLPRALVWAAAWDMTRDGEMAARDYLALATSGLPRESDIGVVQSVQRQVKSALDIYADPAWREQGLEQWAATAEERLHAAAPGSDHQLAWARALASAAHSEQQLTLLAGLLDGTVEIEGLAVDTELRWELLLSLVATGRADDQAIEAELARDSTAAGNEHAASCRAARPTAAAKAEAWASVVESDELTNYVQDAIIKGFVQADQRELLAPFTAKYFAALQSVWDSRSHEIAQQIIGGLYPVYQVEQATLDATDAWLAEAEPVPALRRMVIESRAGIERALKAQAADRAAGSR; this is encoded by the coding sequence GTGCCTGGCACCAACTTGACCCGTGAGGAGGCCCGTACCAGGGCCCAGCTCCTCCATGTGGACGCTTACGACATCGAGCTCGATCTGAGCTCGGCCCGTGACGGCGGCACCTTCCGCTCCACCACCGTGGTCCGCTTCACCGCCGCCCAGCCCGGCGCCGCCAGCTTCATCGACCTGGTCGCCCCGACCGTGCACGAGATCGTGCTGAACGGCACGCAGGTCGACACCTCGGCCTTCGCCGACAGCCGGATCGCGCTGACCGGCCTGGCCGCCGAGAACGAGCTGCGCGTGGTCGCCGACTGCGCGTACACCAACACCGGCGAAGGCCTGCACCGCTTCGTCGACCCGGTGGACGGCGAGACCTACCTGTACAGCCAGTTCGAGGTGCCGGACGCCCGCCGGGTGTTCGCCTCCTTCGAGCAGCCCGACCTCAAGGCGGCCTTCACCTTCACGGTGACCGCCCCGCGCGGCTGGGTCGTGGTCTCCAACTCGCCCACCCCGCAGCCGGTCGGCGAGGGTGACACGCAGGTCTGGAACTTCACCCCGACCGGTCGGATCTCCACGTACATCACCGCGCTGATCGCGGGCCCGTACGTCGGCGTCTTCGACGAGTACACCGAGGGCACCCAGACCGTCCCGCTGGGCGTCTACTGCCGCCCGTCGCTCAAGGAGTTCCTGGACGCGGAGGCGATCTTCGACGTCACCAAGCAGGGCTTCAAGTACTTCCAGAACGTGTTCGACTGCCCGTACCCGTTCGAGAAGTACGACCAGCTCTTCGTCCCGGAGTTCAACGCGGGCGCGATGGAGAACGCCGGCGCGGTGACCCTGCGCGACCAGTACGTGTTCCGGTCCAAGGTGACCGACGCCGCGTACGAGGGCCGCGCGACCACCATCCTGCACGAGCTGGCCCACATGTGGTTCGGCGACCTGGTCACCATGGAGTGGTGGAACGACCTCTGGCTGAACGAGTCGTTCGCCACCTACGCCGAGATGGTCGCCCTGGTCGAGCCCGAGGGCACCCGCTGGCCCAACGGCTGGACCACCTTCGCCAACCAGATGAAGACCTGGGCCTACCGGCAGGACCAACTGCCGTCCACCCACCCGATCATGGCCGAGATCAACGATCTCGACGACGTCATGGTCAACTTCGACGGCATCACCTACGCCAAGGGCGCCTCGGTGCTCAAGCAGCTGGTCGCCTACGTCGGCCAGGACGCCTTCTTCAAGGGCCTGCAGGCGTACTTCAAGCAGCACGCCTGGGGCAACACCACGCTGGCCGACCTGCTCGGCGCGCTGGAGAAGACCAGCGGGCGCGACCTCAGGTCCTGGTCGAAGGCGTGGCTGGAGACGGCCGGCATCAACGTGCTGCGCCCGGAGATCGAGGTGGACGCCGACGGCGTCATCACCTCCTTCACCGTGGTCCAGGAGGCCCCCGCACTGCCCGCCGGCGCCAAGGGCGAGGCCGCCCTGCGCCCGCACCGGATCGCCATCGGCAGCTACCAGCTGACGGACGGCAAGCTGGTGCGCGCCGACCGGATCGAGCTGGACGTGGACGGCGAGCGCACCGCCGTCCCCGAGCTGGTCGGCCGTCAGCGCCCGTCCGTGGTGCTGCTCAACGACGACGACCTGTCGTACGCCAAGCTGCGGCTGGACGCGGACTCACTCGCCGTGGTCACCGAGCACCTGGGCGCCTTCGCCGACACGCTGCCGCGCGCCCTGGTCTGGGCCGCCGCCTGGGACATGACCCGGGACGGCGAGATGGCCGCCCGCGACTACCTGGCGCTGGCCACCTCCGGCCTGCCCCGCGAGTCGGACATCGGCGTGGTCCAGTCGGTGCAGCGCCAGGTCAAGAGCGCGCTCGACATCTACGCCGACCCGGCCTGGCGCGAGCAGGGCCTGGAGCAGTGGGCCGCCACCGCCGAGGAGCGGCTGCACGCCGCCGCCCCCGGCAGCGACCACCAGCTCGCCTGGGCCCGGGCGCTGGCCTCCGCCGCCCACTCGGAGCAGCAACTCACCCTGCTGGCCGGGCTGCTGGATGGCACGGTGGAGATCGAGGGCCTGGCCGTCGACACCGAGCTGCGCTGGGAGCTGCTGCTCAGCCTGGTCGCCACCGGTCGCGCCGACGACCAGGCGATCGAGGCGGAGCTGGCCCGCGACAGCACCGCCGCCGGCAACGAGCACGCGGCCAGCTGCCGCGCGGCCCGGCCGACGGCCGCCGCCAAGGCCGAGGCCTGGGCATCCGTGGTGGAGTCGGACGAGCTGACCAACTACGTGCAGGACGCGATCATCAAGGGCTTCGTCCAGGCGGACCAGCGCGAGCTGCTGGCCCCGTTCACGGCGAAGTACTTCGCGGCGCTGCAGTCCGTCTGGGACTCGCGCAGCCACGAGATCGCGCAGCAGATCATCGGTGGGCTCTACCCGGTCTACCAGGTCGAGCAGGCCACCCTGGACGCCACCGACGCCTGGCTGGCCGAGGCGGAGCCCGTCCCGGCCCTGCGCCGTATGGTCATCGAGTCCCGCGCCGGCATCGAGCGCGCCCTGAAGGCACAGGCCGCCGACCGCGCGGCCGGCTCGCGCTAG
- a CDS encoding Uma2 family endonuclease produces MDYARMRAVADELAALAPEDVWATEISGDEIIMMMSPANLHELIVYRLAKQLDRQLEKSALELIAHGGADVEDSASGIKRRPDIMVFPESALESGDAVHPRDVVAVVEVVSKSNPENDYQGKMRDYPVMGIPYYLIVDPRNGTGIVLSAPHTTPEGPRYSTRREFRFGESVLLGALEVDTADFSTY; encoded by the coding sequence ATGGATTACGCAAGGATGCGCGCCGTCGCGGACGAGCTCGCCGCCCTCGCACCGGAGGACGTCTGGGCCACCGAGATCAGCGGGGACGAGATCATCATGATGATGAGCCCGGCCAACCTCCATGAACTCATCGTCTACCGCCTCGCCAAACAGCTGGACCGCCAACTGGAGAAGTCGGCCCTGGAGCTGATCGCGCACGGTGGAGCCGATGTCGAGGACTCCGCGTCGGGCATCAAACGCCGACCGGACATCATGGTCTTCCCCGAGAGTGCTCTGGAGTCGGGCGACGCCGTCCACCCGCGTGACGTGGTGGCCGTGGTGGAGGTCGTGTCCAAGTCCAACCCGGAGAACGACTACCAGGGGAAGATGCGCGACTACCCCGTCATGGGCATCCCGTACTACCTGATCGTGGACCCCCGCAACGGCACCGGCATCGTCCTCTCCGCGCCGCACACCACCCCCGAGGGCCCCCGCTACAGCACCCGCCGGGAGTTCCGGTTCGGCGAGAGCGTCCTGCTCGGCGCATTGGAAGTCGACACGGCCGACTTCTCGACCTACTAA
- the malQ gene encoding 4-alpha-glucanotransferase produces MAALAHAHGVDTSYDPGAGPVPVSAHTLIAVLAALGVDASTPQAVEHALAEHRAGAAARLLPPCLVARSGRRTALDVPAEARLTITLEDGADWQLPPGRSHWLPADLPLGRHTLRLRLADRAESTPLIVAPDRLPALPGRSWGFLAQLYSVLSERSWGMGDLADLAELAQWSAGALGAGFLQLNPLHAALPGTPSDPSPYRPSSRRFADPVHLRVEAVPEYAYAGPEAAERLAVLGRQADRLRQEVLQHDGLIDRDAVWALKREALQLLHAVPRGPGREAAYQAYVRREGDWLEQYATWCALAEQHGGDWHQWPKGLRRPDSPQVAAARAESADAVEFHRWLAWQLDEQLGAAQRAAEQAGMPIGLIHDLAVGAHPDGADAWVLQDVLAAGISVGAPPDAFNAHGQDWGLPPWRPDALAAAGYAPYAELLRSAARHAGAIRIDHVMGLFRLWWVPAGHPPTEGTYVRYDAEAMLGVLALEAYRAGTAVIGEDLGTVEPGVREELTARGILGTSVLWFERDWAGDTGDKGSPLPPERWRAACLATLTTHDLPSTAARLSGEHVELRHQLGLLARPLATEEAEAAAELADWHAELTRLGLLDPDAPIDPAALYGFLLATPAQLLGVWLPDTVGDPRPQNLPGTWDQYPNWRLPVADAAGTPVTLEQLAAAPGALALAALLPGRRTPARGAR; encoded by the coding sequence CTGGCCGCCCTCGCGCATGCCCATGGCGTGGACACCAGTTACGACCCCGGCGCCGGTCCCGTCCCGGTCTCCGCGCACACCCTGATCGCCGTGCTCGCCGCACTCGGCGTGGACGCGAGCACCCCGCAGGCCGTCGAGCACGCGCTGGCCGAGCACCGCGCCGGCGCCGCCGCCCGGCTGCTGCCGCCCTGCCTGGTGGCCCGCTCCGGCCGGCGCACCGCCCTGGACGTCCCCGCCGAGGCCAGGCTGACCATCACCCTGGAGGACGGCGCCGACTGGCAGCTGCCGCCCGGCCGTTCGCACTGGCTGCCCGCCGACCTCCCGCTCGGCCGGCACACCCTGCGGCTGCGCCTCGCCGACCGCGCCGAGTCCACGCCGCTGATCGTCGCCCCCGACCGGCTGCCCGCCCTGCCGGGCCGCAGCTGGGGCTTCCTGGCCCAGCTCTACTCCGTGCTCTCCGAACGCTCCTGGGGCATGGGCGATTTGGCGGACCTCGCGGAACTGGCCCAGTGGTCGGCGGGAGCGCTCGGCGCGGGCTTCCTCCAACTCAACCCGCTGCACGCGGCGCTGCCCGGCACCCCGTCCGACCCCTCGCCTTACCGCCCGTCCTCGCGCCGCTTCGCCGACCCGGTGCACCTGCGGGTCGAGGCCGTCCCCGAGTACGCCTACGCCGGCCCCGAGGCCGCCGAGCGGCTGGCCGTACTCGGCCGGCAGGCCGACCGGCTGCGCCAGGAGGTGCTGCAGCACGACGGCCTGATCGACCGGGACGCCGTCTGGGCCCTCAAGCGCGAGGCCCTGCAGCTGCTGCACGCCGTCCCGCGCGGCCCCGGGCGCGAGGCTGCCTACCAGGCGTACGTGCGGCGCGAGGGCGACTGGCTGGAGCAGTACGCCACCTGGTGCGCCCTCGCCGAGCAGCACGGCGGCGACTGGCACCAGTGGCCCAAGGGCCTGCGCCGCCCCGACTCCCCGCAGGTCGCCGCCGCCCGCGCCGAGTCGGCCGACGCCGTCGAGTTCCACCGCTGGCTCGCCTGGCAGCTGGACGAGCAGCTCGGCGCCGCCCAGCGCGCCGCCGAGCAGGCCGGCATGCCGATCGGCCTGATCCACGACCTCGCGGTCGGCGCGCACCCGGACGGCGCCGACGCCTGGGTGCTCCAGGACGTCCTGGCGGCCGGCATCTCGGTCGGCGCCCCGCCCGACGCCTTCAACGCCCACGGCCAGGACTGGGGACTGCCGCCCTGGCGCCCCGACGCCCTCGCCGCGGCCGGCTACGCCCCGTACGCGGAGCTGCTGCGCTCCGCCGCCCGGCACGCGGGCGCGATCCGGATCGACCATGTGATGGGCCTCTTCCGGCTCTGGTGGGTCCCGGCCGGCCACCCGCCCACCGAGGGCACCTATGTCCGCTACGACGCCGAGGCGATGCTCGGCGTGCTCGCCCTGGAGGCGTACCGGGCCGGCACCGCCGTGATCGGCGAGGATCTCGGCACGGTCGAGCCCGGCGTGCGCGAGGAACTGACGGCGCGCGGCATCCTGGGCACCTCGGTGCTCTGGTTCGAACGCGACTGGGCCGGCGACACCGGCGACAAGGGCAGCCCGCTGCCCCCCGAGCGCTGGCGCGCCGCCTGCCTGGCCACCCTCACCACCCACGACCTGCCCAGCACCGCGGCCCGGCTGTCCGGCGAGCACGTCGAGCTGCGCCACCAACTCGGCCTGCTGGCCCGGCCGCTGGCCACCGAGGAGGCCGAGGCCGCCGCCGAACTGGCCGACTGGCACGCGGAGCTGACCCGGCTCGGCCTGCTGGACCCGGACGCCCCGATCGACCCGGCCGCCCTCTACGGCTTCCTGCTCGCCACCCCCGCCCAGCTGCTCGGCGTCTGGCTGCCCGACACCGTCGGCGACCCCAGGCCGCAGAACCTCCCCGGCACCTGGGACCAGTACCCCAACTGGCGCCTGCCGGTCGCCGACGCCGCCGGCACCCCGGTCACCCTGGAGCAGCTGGCCGCGGCCCCGGGCGCGCTGGCCCTGGCGGCGCTGCTGCCCGGAAGGCGGACCCCGGCGCGCGGGGCCCGATAA
- a CDS encoding beta-N-acetylglucosaminidase domain-containing protein: MQTRVSAAAGRRLRQQLEDSPALREVLHHPAVLVTRRATARTARLVAPRTADLLIADLKGTEPLLPEVRVLMGRTTSGTGVLTQRRTTLRIAATLSVAAVIGTLLATAPASAAPGQGSAISVSAPAPVRTPLGNLANPQVFPQPQEQHLAGKPVAVPASVVLALAPQADPGALDAVREVLGDAGATGFTTPAPTPAPGSLVVYVGGPGEESDGGAQQALHALGAPSPAGLAPGGYVLAAGQLPVPGAAGTYGVVVLAGVDAEGTFHAAQSLRQLLTGIPAGQGQSAGAFGFPGIVLRDWPTGAPVRGIAESFFGTPWTTAQRLDQIDFLGRTKQNFYLYAPGDDPYRQAQWRDPYPADQQADLRALADRARLNHVTLGYAVAPNQSFCYSSGKDVDALIAKLAAMRELGFEAFQLQFQDVAYNYNEWHCSQDSRTYGTGAAAAAKAQSELAAKVQSRLIAANPDLAPLSIVPTEYYQAGPSIYRTALAAGLPSAVQIAWTGVGVIPGTITTGQTTDTAALLQHPLVTMDNYPVNDSTPDRLYLGPYVGRDPGVATDSAMLLTSGMQQPTASRIAFSTAADFGWNPTGYQSDASWQYALRAVAAGAVPGSPTDAGSGPALAALTALAGNSASSPLAGQESGYLTPLLAAFWAALQPAGGGTVDLGKLQQAADPLRAAFSTMAGAPAALGAGPDAADGSLAAETAPWLSRLGTYGQAGQAAVDMLLAQHHGDGAGAWQARVTLRQLRTQLAQGAVTVGAGVLDPFLDQALQASDSWSGVSAGSLSPTTTMGAANDHGPELMTDSSPDTFYWTSDPPQHGDAFGIDLGDGRPVDTVTVRMGSTDGQADPGSDAAAAADDYLHDGVLEYTTGDGGWKQLVKVHNQKTVAAKLPDGVLVKAIRLRATATQQTAVAVRDFSVSAPGADQVTVSGGPAPAAGSSISSVLDGDPDTAYRAAAPPTAADTPLTVDLGQTRPLDRITVLTDPTVKATATVDVRKADGSWARVGTLQPGYNEIPTGGQPADALRLTWAPGGDAPVVNQIVPWYADLPIARLTLADPELDVIAGAATPAGTQAAVDAVRPEGASGEVHAEPPAGVPGLTVTPAPAPGTPGAPVSVPRGGRADTAVQVSAAAGTPSGTYAVPVDFTSNGVTIRQTLQVHVVPPTAGPDLALTATASSSGDLSAKYPASAVTDGNAATRWASPPVDNAWVQLQLAQPTRLGSVVLHWQGAYASSYLVQTSPDGVTWTTVATVATVANGHGGTETVRFDAPGTQFVRMQGVNRATRYGYSLFGIEAYAVAGAPTAPSTPVTPPTAPTGPGAPTTAPTTTPSGVPSAPAGSPPPTAPPTPVPSPTSAVPAGGVPMPPMPSPSMPAMPVQH, encoded by the coding sequence GTGCAGACCCGTGTGTCCGCAGCCGCCGGAAGGCGGTTGCGGCAGCAGCTCGAAGACAGCCCGGCTCTGCGCGAAGTCCTCCACCACCCAGCCGTCCTGGTCACCCGGCGCGCCACCGCCAGGACCGCCCGCCTGGTCGCCCCGCGCACCGCCGACCTGCTGATCGCCGACCTCAAGGGCACCGAGCCGCTGCTGCCGGAGGTCCGCGTCCTGATGGGCCGGACCACCTCGGGCACCGGCGTCCTGACCCAGCGTCGGACTACCCTGCGGATCGCCGCCACGCTCTCCGTCGCCGCCGTGATCGGCACCCTGCTGGCCACCGCACCGGCCTCGGCCGCGCCCGGCCAGGGCTCAGCGATCTCGGTCAGCGCCCCGGCACCGGTCCGCACCCCGCTGGGCAACCTGGCGAACCCGCAGGTCTTCCCGCAGCCGCAGGAGCAGCACCTGGCCGGCAAGCCGGTGGCGGTGCCGGCCTCGGTCGTCCTGGCGCTCGCCCCGCAGGCGGACCCGGGCGCGCTGGACGCCGTCCGCGAGGTGCTGGGCGACGCGGGCGCGACCGGCTTCACCACCCCCGCCCCGACCCCCGCGCCCGGCTCGCTGGTGGTGTACGTCGGCGGCCCGGGCGAGGAGTCGGACGGCGGCGCGCAGCAGGCGCTGCACGCCCTCGGCGCACCCTCCCCGGCCGGCCTCGCGCCCGGCGGCTATGTGCTGGCGGCCGGTCAGCTGCCCGTCCCCGGCGCCGCCGGGACGTACGGCGTCGTGGTGCTCGCCGGGGTGGACGCCGAGGGCACGTTCCACGCGGCGCAGAGCCTGCGCCAGTTGCTCACCGGCATCCCGGCGGGCCAGGGGCAGAGCGCCGGTGCCTTCGGGTTCCCCGGCATCGTGCTGCGCGACTGGCCGACCGGCGCGCCGGTGCGCGGCATCGCCGAGTCCTTCTTCGGCACCCCGTGGACCACCGCCCAACGGCTGGACCAGATCGACTTCCTGGGCCGCACCAAGCAGAACTTCTACCTCTACGCCCCCGGCGACGACCCCTACCGCCAGGCGCAGTGGCGCGACCCGTACCCGGCCGACCAGCAGGCCGACCTGCGCGCGCTGGCCGACCGCGCGCGGCTGAACCACGTCACGCTCGGCTACGCCGTCGCCCCCAACCAGAGCTTCTGCTACAGCTCCGGCAAGGACGTCGACGCGCTGATCGCCAAGCTGGCGGCGATGCGCGAGCTCGGCTTCGAGGCCTTCCAACTGCAGTTCCAGGACGTCGCCTACAACTACAACGAGTGGCACTGCTCGCAGGACAGTCGGACGTACGGCACCGGGGCGGCCGCCGCCGCCAAGGCGCAGTCCGAGCTGGCCGCCAAGGTGCAGAGCCGGCTGATCGCCGCCAACCCCGACCTGGCGCCGCTCTCCATCGTCCCCACCGAGTACTACCAGGCGGGCCCGAGCATCTACCGCACCGCGCTGGCGGCCGGCCTGCCCTCGGCGGTCCAGATCGCCTGGACCGGCGTCGGGGTGATCCCGGGGACGATCACCACCGGTCAGACCACCGACACCGCGGCGCTGCTGCAGCACCCGCTGGTCACCATGGACAACTACCCGGTCAACGACTCCACGCCGGACCGGCTCTACCTGGGCCCCTACGTCGGCCGCGACCCGGGGGTGGCCACCGACTCGGCGATGCTGCTGACCTCGGGCATGCAGCAGCCGACCGCCTCCCGGATCGCGTTCTCCACCGCCGCCGACTTCGGCTGGAACCCGACCGGCTACCAGTCGGACGCGTCCTGGCAGTACGCGCTGCGCGCGGTGGCCGCCGGCGCCGTCCCCGGCTCCCCCACCGACGCGGGCAGCGGCCCGGCGCTCGCCGCACTGACCGCGCTGGCCGGCAACAGCGCCTCCTCGCCGCTGGCCGGCCAGGAGTCCGGCTACCTGACCCCGCTGCTGGCCGCCTTCTGGGCCGCGCTGCAGCCCGCCGGCGGCGGCACGGTGGACCTCGGCAAGCTCCAGCAGGCCGCCGACCCGCTGCGAGCCGCCTTCAGCACGATGGCGGGCGCCCCGGCGGCGCTCGGCGCGGGCCCCGACGCCGCCGACGGCAGCCTGGCCGCCGAGACCGCGCCGTGGCTCAGCCGGCTGGGCACGTACGGGCAGGCCGGGCAGGCCGCCGTGGACATGCTGCTCGCCCAGCACCACGGCGACGGTGCCGGCGCCTGGCAGGCCCGGGTCACCCTGCGGCAGCTGCGCACCCAGCTCGCGCAGGGCGCGGTGACGGTCGGCGCCGGCGTGCTCGACCCGTTCCTCGACCAGGCGCTGCAGGCCTCCGACAGCTGGTCGGGGGTGAGCGCCGGATCGCTCAGCCCGACCACCACCATGGGCGCCGCCAACGACCACGGCCCGGAGCTGATGACCGACTCCTCGCCGGACACCTTCTACTGGACCTCGGACCCGCCGCAGCACGGCGACGCCTTCGGGATCGACCTCGGGGACGGCCGCCCGGTGGACACCGTCACCGTGCGGATGGGCTCCACCGACGGCCAGGCCGACCCGGGCAGCGACGCGGCCGCCGCGGCCGACGACTACCTGCACGACGGCGTGCTGGAGTACACCACCGGCGACGGCGGCTGGAAGCAGCTGGTGAAGGTGCACAACCAGAAGACGGTGGCCGCCAAGCTGCCGGACGGCGTGCTGGTCAAGGCGATCCGGCTGCGGGCCACCGCCACCCAGCAGACCGCCGTGGCCGTACGGGACTTCAGCGTCAGCGCGCCCGGCGCCGACCAGGTCACCGTCTCCGGCGGCCCGGCCCCGGCGGCCGGCTCCTCGATCAGCTCGGTGCTGGACGGCGACCCGGACACCGCCTACCGGGCGGCCGCCCCGCCGACCGCCGCCGACACCCCGCTCACCGTCGACCTGGGCCAGACCCGTCCGCTGGACCGGATCACCGTGCTGACCGATCCGACGGTGAAGGCCACCGCGACCGTCGACGTCCGCAAGGCGGACGGCAGCTGGGCGCGGGTCGGCACCCTGCAGCCCGGCTACAACGAGATCCCGACGGGCGGCCAGCCCGCCGACGCGCTGCGGCTGACCTGGGCGCCGGGCGGCGACGCGCCGGTGGTCAACCAGATCGTCCCTTGGTACGCCGATCTGCCGATCGCCCGGCTGACGCTGGCCGATCCGGAGCTGGACGTGATCGCCGGCGCGGCCACGCCCGCCGGCACCCAGGCCGCGGTGGACGCCGTCCGTCCGGAGGGCGCGAGCGGCGAGGTCCACGCCGAGCCGCCGGCCGGCGTGCCGGGGCTGACCGTCACCCCGGCGCCCGCCCCGGGCACGCCCGGCGCCCCGGTCAGCGTGCCGCGCGGCGGTCGGGCCGACACAGCGGTGCAGGTCAGCGCCGCCGCCGGGACGCCGTCGGGGACGTACGCCGTGCCGGTCGACTTCACCAGCAACGGGGTGACCATCCGCCAGACGCTCCAGGTGCACGTGGTGCCGCCGACCGCCGGGCCCGACCTGGCGCTGACCGCCACGGCAAGCTCCTCGGGCGACCTGTCCGCCAAGTACCCGGCCTCCGCGGTGACCGACGGCAACGCCGCCACCCGGTGGGCCTCGCCCCCGGTGGACAACGCCTGGGTGCAGCTCCAGCTGGCGCAGCCCACCCGGCTGGGCTCGGTGGTACTGCACTGGCAGGGCGCGTACGCCTCGTCGTACCTGGTGCAGACCTCGCCGGACGGCGTGACCTGGACGACGGTGGCGACGGTGGCGACGGTGGCCAACGGCCACGGGGGCACCGAGACGGTGCGCTTCGACGCGCCGGGGACGCAGTTCGTGCGGATGCAGGGTGTCAACCGGGCCACCAGGTACGGCTACTCGCTCTTCGGCATCGAGGCGTACGCGGTGGCCGGAGCCCCGACGGCGCCCAGCACGCCGGTCACCCCGCCGACGGCCCCCACCGGCCCGGGTGCACCCACCACGGCGCCCACCACGACGCCCAGCGGGGTACCGTCGGCGCCCGCCGGCTCGCCGCCGCCGACCGCTCCGCCGACGCCCGTGCCGTCGCCCACGTCAGCGGTGCCGGCCGGCGGGGTGCCGATGCCCCCCATGCCGTCGCCGTCCATGCCCGCGATGCCGGTCCAGCACTGA